The following DNA comes from Paenibacillus crassostreae.
TCATTATTCGGCCCAGTAATATGATGTGATAATGGTTTCATGCTCGAAGGATCGAACAATGAGCTGCGGATATAATCCAATGCAATGTCGCGATTGTTGTGATTAATAGGTGTAAACCCTAATTTAATATTAGGTAATATTGAAATAGCAGATGCATTGAAATCTTCATCGACTAAATACAGCACTTCAGATTGTTCTGATCTCGACATGACGTTCACTGAAATTCTGTAGTGTGTGCCCTGATCGTCAACAACTTCAATTTGGAAGTGGGGATCACGATCATCACGTTCCTCTTTGTAAGCCGTAACCTTACATTTCAATACACCAAATCTTTGAACTGGCATGCTTACAGCACCTCTCCTAATTAGTATATCTGGTATTTCTATTATAAACAGTTATCGTCATTAGAAAAAAGATTAAACATAAAGTAAGCTTGATAAGCGAAGAATATGCGAATTTATTCTCACATAGAGATCACTATGAATAGAGGAACATGATAAGGATTGGGAGGACGACTTATATGATTAGATATCCGTTCTTAGAAGAAGGAGCTACAATAGGTGTAACAGCACCCTCGTCAGGAGTACAAGAGGAATTACAT
Coding sequences within:
- a CDS encoding YukJ family protein gives rise to the protein MPVQRFGVLKCKVTAYKEERDDRDPHFQIEVVDDQGTHYRISVNVMSRSEQSEVLYLVDEDFNASAISILPNIKLGFTPINHNNRDIALDYIRSSLFDPSSMKPLSHHITGPNNDLNDLMEHYIQKAINEDALLYVYGSRWGPEKNRDHIFRFQPGNGLHNVHMNQGNKGRWKGDNASYQDGGLLIQFKDHWVGIFLAFLSQSWCTDEKGHPTEFCGHTQMRQV